Proteins from one Enterobacter bugandensis genomic window:
- the csy2 gene encoding type I-F CRISPR-associated protein Csy2 — MSSLILLRRISVENANAIAGLTYGFPAITHFLGFAHALSRRLTETHGLRIDGCAVVSHEQQIHAHTSGRDYQFALTRNPLTRDAKTASFNEEGRMHMTVSLLLECHGEIPNGEYGQRDLAEFLSQVCPTLRLAGGIIVDIQNISVMAMPASAQEMGRLQWQLMPGFALRDRSSWLGEHHQMLLENDPNATLLDAWLDFAALKIQAETPEDGNIREGEPANWHVVPKPNSGYLVPLMTGYQRISELYAPGVVANARDAETPFTFTEAVYGVGEWCGLHRIRSLDEIFWRYRTTETGYYCQGAGAPVTTEHLN, encoded by the coding sequence ATGAGTTCCTTGATCCTGCTTCGCCGTATCAGCGTCGAAAACGCCAACGCGATTGCTGGCCTGACTTACGGTTTCCCCGCCATTACCCATTTCCTGGGATTTGCCCATGCGCTGTCGCGCAGGTTGACCGAAACGCACGGGCTGCGCATTGATGGCTGTGCCGTGGTCAGCCACGAACAACAGATCCATGCTCACACGTCTGGCCGCGATTATCAGTTTGCCCTGACCCGCAATCCGCTTACACGGGACGCGAAAACGGCCTCCTTTAACGAAGAGGGGCGCATGCATATGACGGTTTCGCTGCTGCTCGAGTGTCACGGGGAAATCCCCAACGGTGAATACGGGCAGCGCGACCTGGCCGAGTTTCTGTCTCAGGTGTGCCCTACGCTCCGGCTGGCCGGAGGAATCATCGTGGATATCCAGAATATTTCCGTTATGGCGATGCCTGCCAGCGCTCAGGAGATGGGCCGATTACAGTGGCAACTGATGCCGGGCTTTGCTTTACGCGACCGAAGTAGCTGGCTGGGCGAACATCATCAAATGCTTCTTGAGAACGATCCTAACGCCACGCTGCTTGACGCCTGGCTGGATTTTGCTGCGCTAAAAATACAGGCCGAAACGCCGGAAGACGGCAACATACGCGAAGGTGAACCGGCCAACTGGCATGTTGTTCCCAAACCCAATTCCGGTTATCTGGTGCCATTAATGACCGGCTACCAGCGTATCTCTGAACTCTATGCCCCCGGCGTCGTGGCAAACGCGCGCGATGCGGAAACGCCCTTCACGTTTACGGAAGCCGTGTATGGCGTGGGCGAGTGGTGCGGTCTGCACCGTATTCGGTCACTGGACGAGATTTTCTGGCGTTATCGCACGACGGAAACGGGCTATTACTGTCAGGGCGCGGGCGCGCCAGTGACAACTGAACATCTTAATTAA